A genomic region of Gemmata massiliana contains the following coding sequences:
- a CDS encoding sugar phosphate isomerase/epimerase family protein yields MGRPIVLFSGPWADLPLDSLATKTAGWGYAGFELCCWGDHLEVQRGLSDDGYPPARLDLLARHDLQVPVIANHKVGQAVSDVIDKRHQSLVPDYVWGDGAPAGVQQRAAEEMKATFRLAERLGAGVVSGFTGSPIWGYVAGYPAPRQDVIADALRQFARQWHPILDAAREAGVRFACEVHPGQLAFDLYSAELVLDALDGREDFGFTFDPSHMHWQGIDPVEFLRRFPDRIYHVHIKDAQLTLNGRAGVLAGYWPSGDPRAGWQFRSPGHGGIDWAAIIRGLNAIGYDGPLSVDWHDPGMDREYGAADALRFLKQLDFDPPAHGPKAFRG; encoded by the coding sequence ATGGGACGCCCGATCGTGCTCTTTAGCGGCCCGTGGGCCGATCTACCGCTCGATTCGCTCGCGACGAAGACCGCCGGGTGGGGCTACGCCGGCTTCGAGCTGTGCTGCTGGGGCGACCACCTCGAAGTGCAGCGCGGGCTTTCCGACGACGGGTACCCGCCCGCTCGCCTCGACCTACTCGCTCGCCACGATCTGCAAGTCCCCGTCATCGCGAATCATAAGGTTGGACAGGCGGTTTCGGACGTGATCGACAAGCGGCACCAGTCGCTCGTGCCCGATTACGTGTGGGGCGACGGCGCCCCTGCGGGGGTTCAACAGCGCGCCGCGGAGGAGATGAAGGCCACGTTTCGGCTCGCGGAGCGGCTCGGCGCGGGGGTCGTGAGCGGGTTCACCGGTTCGCCCATTTGGGGGTATGTGGCGGGGTACCCGGCGCCGCGGCAGGACGTTATCGCGGACGCACTTCGGCAATTCGCCCGTCAGTGGCACCCGATTTTAGACGCCGCCCGGGAAGCCGGGGTGCGGTTCGCGTGCGAGGTGCATCCGGGGCAACTCGCGTTCGACCTGTACTCCGCGGAACTCGTGCTCGACGCCCTCGACGGGCGCGAGGACTTCGGCTTCACGTTCGACCCGAGCCACATGCACTGGCAGGGGATCGATCCGGTCGAGTTCTTGCGTCGGTTCCCGGATCGCATTTATCATGTTCACATCAAAGACGCCCAGTTGACGCTGAACGGGCGCGCCGGGGTGTTAGCCGGATACTGGCCGAGCGGCGACCCGCGTGCCGGCTGGCAGTTCCGGTCGCCCGGTCACGGCGGCATCGATTGGGCCGCGATTATCCGCGGGCTAAACGCCATCGGGTACGACGGCCCTCTCTCAGTGGACTGGCACGACCCGGGAATGGACCGCGAGTACGGCGCCGCGGACGCTCTGCGGTTCCTGAAACAGCTCGATTTCGACCCGCCGGCACACGGCCCTAAAGCGTTCCGGGGATAG